One Diadema setosum chromosome 8, eeDiaSeto1, whole genome shotgun sequence genomic window carries:
- the LOC140232389 gene encoding GTP-binding protein 1-like, which translates to MAAIVTNFLPDSPSQENLKSPTTPTGPGGGFPGMAASLFSPDAAVNGDEQDMGELHAKDKLVCPSDAVYEALQKQLQERLDEGQGEMIYAVGIGDNGTKSGLSSDELAASVATLERMAQSIEADVVLLRERDLENGVVADYLVRRKADDEDFYEVRVAVVGNVDAGKSTLLGVLTHGELDNGRGFARQKLFRHKHEMESGRTSSVGNDILGFDSKGEVVNKPDSHGGSLDWVRICEHSSKVITFIDLAGHEKYLKTTVFGMTGHAPDFGMLMVGSNAGVIGMTKEHLGLALALSVPVFVVVTKIDMCPPNVLQETLKLLQRILKSPGCRKIPVLVNSKEDVVMTATNFSSERVCPIFQVSNVTGENLNLLKMFLNLLTTRTMYDESEPAEFQIDETYSVPGVGTVVSGTTLKGMIRVNDVLALGPDSHGHFQQVIIKSIHRKRMPVRVVRGGQTASFALKKQIKRSQVRKGMVMVSPHVNPMACWEFEGEILVLHHPTTISTRYQAMVHVGSIRQTASIISMSVDHLRTGDKATVRFRFIKNPEYLKVESRMVFREGRTKAVGKIINILPHAVATENKQKHKVGKGRGHHHHTGPKPPDNASMGGAGAGVGGGGGRGAGRRGRHKGKGPGGGGLPPGPGALGMATGKQSPKTTAVGAS; encoded by the exons ATGGCGGCTATCGTCACCAACTTCCTTCCCGACTCGCCAAGTCAGGAAAACCTGAAGTCTCCCACTACTCCGACGGGGCCCGGCGGTGGGTTTCCCGGGATGGCTGCCAGTCTCTTTTCTCCAGACGCTGCAGTTAATGGGGATGAGCAGGACATGGGAGAACTCCATGCAAAG GACAAGCTGGTGTGTCCATCTGATGCTGTGTACGAAGCCCTGCAGAAACAGCTTCAGGAGAGACTGGACGAGGGCCAGGGGGAGATGATCTATGCCGTTGGAATTGGAG ACAATGGCACCAAGAGTGGGCTGAGTTCCGATGAGCTGGCAGCCTCTGTGGCCACCCTGGAGAGGATGGCTCAGAGCATCGAGGCCGACGTCGTCCTACTACGTGAGAGAGATCTGGAGAATGGCGTGGTGGCTGACTATCTAGTGAGGAGAAAGGCAGATGACGAAGACTTCTACGAAGTCAG AGTTGCAGTGGTCGGCAATGTGGACGCTGGGAAGAGCACCCTGCTGGGGGTGCTGACCCACGGGGAGCTGGACAACGGGCGCGGCTTTGCCCGGCAGAAGCTCTTCCGCCACAAGCACGAGATGGAGTCGGGGAGGACGAGCAGTGTCGGGAATGATATCTTGGGATTCGACAGCAAGGGGGAGGTGGTCAACAAGCCTGACTCTCATG GAGGCAGTCTGGACTGGGTGAGGATATGTGAGCATTCCTCCAAGGTCATCACCTTCATTGACCTGGCGGGTCACGAGAAGTACCTCAAGACCACTGTCTTTGGGATGACGGGGCACGCGCCGGACTTTGGCATGCTCATG GTTGGCAGCAATGCTGGAGTGATCGGGATGACCAAGGAGCACCTGGGCCTAGCGCTGGCCCTCAGCGTCCCCGTCTTTGTGGTGGTCACCAAGATCGACATGTGTCCCCCCAATGTCCTGCAGGAGACCCTCAAGCTCCTGCAGAGGATCCTCAAGTCTCCCGGATGCAGGAAGATCCCGGTCCTGGTCAACAGCAAGGAGGACGTTGTCATGACGGCGACAAACTTCAGCTCGGAGAG GGTGTGTCCAATCTTCCAAGTCTCCAATGTGACCGGAGAGAACCTGAACCTTCTGAAGATGTTCCTGAACCTCCTGACGACGAGAACCATGTATGATGAGTCAGAGCCAGCTGAGTTCCAGATTGATGAGACCTACTCTGTCCCT GGAGTGGGTACAGTGGTGTCTGGCACCACTCTCAAGGGGATGATTCGTGTGAACGACGTGCTGGCCCTCGGGCCAGACTCACACGGTCACTTCCAGCAGGTCATCATCAAGTCCATCCATCGCAAGCGCATGCCGGTCAGAGTGGTCAGGGGTGGGCAGACCGCCTCCTTCGCCTTGAAAAAG CAAATCAAGCGCTCCCAGGTCCGCAAGGGCATGGTGATGGTCTCGCCCCACGTGAACCCCATGGCATGCTGGGAGTTTGAGGGGGAGATTCTCGTCCTGCATCACCCAACCACGATAAGCACTCGCTACCAGGCCATGG TCCATGTTGGCAGCATCAGGCAAACGGCCTCCATCATCTCTATGAGCGTGGACCACCTGAGGACCGGAGATAAGGCCACCGTCCGCTTCCGCTTCATCAAGAACCCCGAGTATCTCAAGGTGGAAAGCCGCATGGTGTTCAG GGAAGGCAGGACTAAAGCTGTGGGGAAGATCATCAACATCCTACCCCACGCTGTGGCCACGGAAAACAAGCAGAAACACAAAGTGGGCAAGGGACGGGGCCACCACCATCACACGGGCCCCAAGCCCCCAGACAATGCCTCCATGGGTGGAGCAGGAGCAGGAgtaggagggggagggggccgAGGGGCGGGGCGCAGGGGACGCCATAAAGGGAAAGGTCCAGGGGGTGGCGGGCTGCCCCCTGGACCGGGGGCGCTTGGCATGGCCACAGGCAAGCAGTCTCCAAAAACCACCGCGGTAGGGGCCTCGTAG